In Polyodon spathula isolate WHYD16114869_AA chromosome 11, ASM1765450v1, whole genome shotgun sequence, one genomic interval encodes:
- the LOC121323459 gene encoding extracellular calcium-sensing receptor, with amino-acid sequence MLEKKGDVVIGGLFPVHFKDVEPNLSYLSQPDSSNCEGAFRWVQTMIFATEEINQNATLLPGVTLGYKIADACDSIHNGLRGSLSLVNGRDKIASNSQCNETTAVSAIIGLASSSPTRAIAHTIGPFGMPLISYFATCACLTDKREFPTFLRTVPSDLFQVRGLVQLVSHFGWTWVGAIATDDDYGRYGIQAFTEQAKERGVCVSFYETIPDVYSEEKIKQIVDIVKKSTAKVIVVFTTEGKLYELLMEVIRQNITDRQWVASEAWVTAALLSTEEFYSTLGGTIGFAFRRAQISGLREFLLRIQPSPSPESVLVNMFWEELFQCKLNFSGGDHTDPQANVCTGSEDLRETNNIYSDVSQLRVSYNVYKAVYAVAHALHSMLECDTKRQPQGNKTCKPVFPFEPRQLLSHLKEVNFINQFGEIVDFDENGEPVPLYDIINWQKDANGVIKFEKVGGFDASAPSGEELVINEQTIVWNGDQHQVPSSVCSESCLPGTRKATRTGEPICCFDCIQCAEGEISNATGSDECTKCPPDYWSDRDRVRCVAREVEFLSFQDTMGIALVTVSLLGVSSTVAVIAIFYCFRSTPLVRANNSEISFLLLFSLILCFLCSITFIGEPSKWSCMARHTTFGISFVFCISCILAKTVVVLAAFRTTLPSSNAMKWFGPLQQKGIIFICTVIQVLLCTVWLVRAPPFPFRNTSYQGGKIVVECNAGSILAFYLVLGYIGFLSCICFVLAFLGRKLPDNFNEAKFITFSMLIFFAVWITFIPAYESTPGKYTVAVEIFAILSSSFGLLFCIFSPKCYIILLKPETNTKKGLMNKPSSIAHS; translated from the exons ATGCTTGAAAAGAAGGGGGATGTTGTTATCGGAGGGCTGTTTCCTGTTCATTTCAAGGATGTGGAACCAAATCTGTCCTATCTTTCCCAACCCGACTCGTCTAACTGTGAAGG AGCATTCCGCTGGGTCCAAACCATGATCTTTGCAACAGAAGAAATAAATCAGAATGCTACACTTCTACCTGGTGTAACTTTGGGTTATAAGATTGCTGATGCTTGTGACAGCATTCACAATGGTCTGAGGGGGTCTCTGTCCTTAGTGAATGGCAGAGATAAAATAGCTTCCAATAGTCAATGCAATGAAACCACAGCTGTTTCAGCCATCATCGGCTTAGCTTCATCATCACCAACCCGTGCTATTGCCCACACCATTGGACCCTTTGGAATGCCACTG ATCAGTTATTTTGCCACGTGTGCATGTTTGACAGATAAACGGGAATTTCCAACATTTCTCCGGACAGTGCCCAGTGATTTATTTCAGGTCAGGGGTTTGGTTCAGCTTGTGAGCCATTTCGGGTGGACTTGGGTGGGTGCCATTGCAACAGATGACGATTATGGCCGTTATGGCATCCAGGCATTTACTGAGCAAGCTAAGGAGAGAGGGGTCTGTGTTTCTTTTTACGAAACTATTCCTGATGTTTATTctgaggagaaaataaaacagattgtGGACATCGTGAAAAAGTCAACTGCAAAGGTCATTGTAGTCTTTACAACTGAAGGAAAACTCTATGAATTGCTTATGGAAGTCATAagacagaatatcacagacaggCAATGGGTTGCAAGTGAAGCCTGGGTAACAGCTGCTCTGCTTTCCACAGAGGAATTTTACTCAACCTTAGGTGGAACAATTGGCTTTGCATTTCGCAGGGCACAAATCTCAGGACTTCGTGAATTTCTCCTGAGGATACAGCCTTCTCCCAGCCCAGAGTCTGTTTTAGTGAACATGTTTTGGGAAGAACTGTTTCAATGCAAGCTTAATTTCTCTGGGGGTGATCATACAGATCCACAAGCTAATGTCTGCACCGGCTCAGAAGACTTAAGGGAAACTAACAACATCTACTCGGATGTTTCTCAGTTAAGGGTTTCCTACAATGTGTACAAGGCAGTCTATGCAGTAGCCCATGCATTGCATAGCATGCTAGAATGTGACACTAAAAGACAGCCACAGGGAAACAAGACATGCAAACCAGTGTTTCCTTTTGAGCCAAGACAG CTACTTAGTCACTTAAAAGAAGTCAATTTCATAAATCAGTTTGGAGAAATTGTGGATTTTGATGAAAATGGAGAGCCGGTGCCTTTATACGATATTATAAACTGGCAGAAAGATGCGAATGGAGTTATCAAGTTTGAAAAAGTTGGTGGTTTTGATGCATCTGCCCCATCAGGAGAAGAACTGGTCATAAATGAACAGACAATAGTTTGGAATGGTGATCAGCATCAG GTGCCAAGTTCAGTTTGCAGTGAGAGCTGCCTTCCAGGCACGAGGAAAGCTACCCGAACCGGGGAGCCAATCTGCTGTTTTGACTGCATTCAATGTGCAGAGGGAGAAATCAGCAATGCAACCG gttCAGACGAATGCACCAAGTGCCCTCCTGATTACTGGTCTGATCGGGACAGAGTGAGATGTGTAGCGAGGGAGGTTGAGTTCCTGTCTTTCCAGGACACCATGGGCATTGCTTTGGTGACAGTGTCTTTACTAGGGGTCTCCTCAACAGTGGCTGTTATTGCTATTTTCTACTGCTTCAGGAGCACCCCTTTAGTGAGGGCTAACAACTCTGAAATCAGTTTCCTCTTGTTGTTCTCGTTGATACTTTGCTTCCTCTGTTCGATTACCTTTATCGGTGAGCCCTCGAAGTGGTCCTGTATGGCTCGCCATACAACCTTTGGAATCAGCTTTGTCTTTTGCATTTCCTGTATTCTTGCGAAAACCGTTGTGGTGCTGGCAGCTTTCAGAACAACCCTTCCCTCGTCGAACGCCATGAAATGGTTTGGCCCACTGCAACAAAAGGGCATTATTTTTATCTGTACTGTCATTCAAGTGCTTCTGTGCACTGTGTGGTTAGTCAGGGCTCCCCCATTCCCATTCAGGAACACCAGCTATCAAGGTGGGAAGATTGTAGTTGAATGCAATGCTGGGTCCATTCTGGCTTTCTATCTTGTCTTAGGATATATTGGATTCCTGTCTTGCATCTGCTTTGTGCTCGCTTTTTTAGGCAGAAAGCTGCCAGATAACTTTAACGAGGCGAAATTCATTACATTTAGCATGCTTATATTTTTTGCAGTATGGATAACCTTCATACCAGCCTATGAAAGCACTCCTGGAAAATACACTGTAGCGGTAGAAATTTTTGCTATTCTTTCTTCTAGTTTTGGACTGCTCTTCTGTATTTTTTCTCCCAAGTGTTATATCATTTTGCTGAAACCAGAGACGAATACAAAAAAAGGGCTTATGAATAAGCCATCGTCTATTGCCCACTCTTAA